A DNA window from Bdellovibrio sp. BCCA contains the following coding sequences:
- a CDS encoding radical SAM/SPASM domain-containing protein translates to MSQYGTLIAVPLSGMEQRRYKDIVAFKWNQGAPLAFHARNLEVAEISEETWNDMQETLKSSEATEELTLWEQENSPEVKSGKLQPGIRSLTINVTQICNLKCTYCAAGGDGTYGAAQTKINVEKTLPQLKFFIERLPEGSRFKITFLGGEPLLYPDGIQEIGSYVRLMTAGKNIQAGFSIVTNGTLINEKTLNILKSLKANVTVSLDGPAEINDKARPTKDGSSSTSLVVEGLRQLVDNRHSLGLLTVHGVFNRENLDLVSAYNFYRTLKVDRYEFTYSVEENDDASNKAFVEQMNSIAALAYASGGEPELRKIGVFDQHFSALDNQQQTENYCGAGKSFLMVDARNNLFTCPWEVGNKEEQVGQGTQLNEERLAQYQAPLIEQNNCQSCWARFLCGGGCMFIHKQSTGNKHQKDGQFCFRTRGLIATALLYYKMSRVSC, encoded by the coding sequence GTGTCTCAATATGGAACGCTTATTGCAGTTCCCCTTAGCGGTATGGAACAACGACGTTACAAAGACATTGTGGCCTTCAAATGGAACCAAGGAGCTCCCCTGGCTTTCCATGCCCGTAATTTGGAAGTCGCTGAAATTTCTGAAGAGACTTGGAACGACATGCAAGAGACTTTGAAGTCTTCCGAGGCCACTGAAGAACTCACTTTGTGGGAGCAAGAAAACAGCCCTGAAGTGAAATCCGGAAAGCTTCAACCCGGCATCCGCAGCCTCACGATCAACGTCACACAAATCTGCAATCTGAAGTGCACTTACTGTGCGGCAGGTGGCGACGGAACTTACGGAGCTGCGCAAACAAAGATCAACGTCGAAAAAACTCTTCCGCAATTGAAATTCTTTATTGAACGTCTTCCTGAAGGCAGCCGTTTTAAAATCACATTCTTAGGCGGCGAGCCTCTTCTTTATCCAGACGGCATTCAAGAGATCGGTAGTTATGTTCGTTTGATGACAGCTGGAAAAAATATCCAGGCTGGTTTTTCGATTGTGACGAACGGAACTTTGATCAACGAAAAAACTTTGAATATTCTAAAGAGTCTTAAGGCCAATGTGACAGTAAGCTTAGATGGTCCCGCAGAGATCAACGACAAGGCTCGTCCTACAAAAGATGGCTCTAGCAGCACATCATTGGTTGTTGAAGGTCTTCGTCAGCTTGTTGATAACAGACACTCTTTGGGTCTTTTGACGGTGCATGGCGTTTTCAATCGCGAGAATTTAGATCTTGTGAGCGCTTACAATTTCTATCGCACGCTGAAAGTCGATCGCTATGAGTTCACATACTCTGTGGAAGAAAATGACGACGCCAGCAACAAGGCATTCGTTGAGCAGATGAATTCGATTGCAGCGTTGGCTTACGCCTCCGGCGGCGAACCTGAACTTCGCAAAATTGGAGTTTTTGATCAGCACTTTTCTGCTTTGGACAACCAGCAACAAACTGAAAACTACTGCGGAGCTGGAAAGTCATTTCTGATGGTGGACGCGAGAAACAATCTTTTCACGTGCCCTTGGGAAGTTGGAAATAAAGAAGAACAAGTGGGTCAAGGGACTCAACTCAATGAGGAGCGTTTGGCTCAATACCAAGCTCCCCTTATTGAACAGAACAACTGCCAAAGCTGCTGGGCGCGTTTCCTTTGCGGCGGAGGCTGTATGTTCATTCACAAGCAAAGCACGGGAAACAAGCACCAGAAAGACGGTCAGTTTTGTTTTCGCACGCGCGGCTTGATTGCTACGGCATTGTTATATTATAAAATGAGCAGGGTTTCCTGCTAA
- a CDS encoding ATP-binding protein produces MTLPPSPEETSSSQKRGDYKALALRIAFALGISFFIAQTNLDYLESFLYDLRVRTKVLNQTSGNIELIYITPQTVQLFKGFPTAKEQASLLRGLVAEGAKAVVYDFNVSETPGSVDEKNDWESSIVENANVFVAGRSTALKGEEKQLSLPDPLEKVTLAPAPKTTDLVNFAKDGVTRRMILTYQGRSLLPVQLASLFNPEIKDVDKVRGHFDFYGTDQAYIDFHRAKTYPSTSFEDVLNGRIDASRFKNKIVLIGTDLGLDEGEYIMSPYSREVTAMTRIELQANTIDTLIRNSGPVKSHKAINWIFILLASILTTHVVLTMKPTRGLMILGGTLAGFIVVCILAYWVAGLWLPMAAPLLTIFLCYYFFIPYRLIVENRRSWEYYQKNKLLSQVEELKTNFISMMSHDLKTPIARIQGMTDMILSDNVQLSAQQREAVDTIKHSSDDLLKFINAILNYGKIESQGVQLHLQSKDINNLLQEVIRKHEFLAKVKRIQIVSELEPMFPVPVDADLMKQVFSNLVENAIKYSPEDTKIMVSSEETSTKVVVQVADQGPGIPSDELQNIFMKFFRSKNAKSSPIKGSGLGLYLAKYFTELHRGRIFVESSHGNGSTFTVELPIEQGGTHA; encoded by the coding sequence ATGACTCTTCCTCCCTCGCCTGAAGAGACATCCTCCTCCCAAAAACGAGGAGACTATAAAGCGCTTGCGTTGCGAATTGCCTTCGCACTGGGGATCTCTTTTTTCATTGCGCAAACCAATCTCGATTATCTTGAGTCTTTCCTCTACGACTTAAGAGTTCGCACTAAAGTTCTGAATCAAACATCCGGCAACATCGAATTGATTTATATCACTCCACAAACTGTTCAATTGTTTAAAGGTTTTCCGACCGCGAAAGAACAAGCTTCTCTTTTACGCGGCCTTGTTGCCGAAGGTGCAAAGGCTGTCGTCTATGATTTTAACGTCAGCGAGACACCAGGCAGTGTTGATGAGAAGAATGATTGGGAGTCCAGCATCGTCGAAAACGCCAATGTTTTCGTTGCAGGCCGCTCAACAGCTTTAAAGGGAGAAGAAAAACAGCTTTCTCTTCCGGACCCTCTTGAAAAAGTCACTTTAGCGCCAGCTCCGAAAACAACGGACTTGGTGAACTTCGCCAAAGACGGTGTGACTCGTCGAATGATTTTAACGTATCAAGGTCGTTCGTTATTGCCCGTGCAATTGGCGAGTCTTTTTAATCCTGAAATCAAGGACGTCGATAAAGTTCGCGGTCACTTTGATTTTTACGGAACCGATCAGGCTTATATTGATTTCCACAGAGCTAAAACTTATCCATCCACTTCTTTTGAAGACGTCTTAAATGGCCGTATCGATGCTTCTCGCTTTAAAAATAAAATCGTTCTTATCGGAACCGATTTAGGTCTGGATGAAGGCGAATACATCATGAGTCCGTACAGTCGCGAAGTGACGGCGATGACTCGCATTGAACTTCAAGCCAATACGATCGACACCTTGATTCGCAATTCCGGTCCTGTGAAATCTCACAAGGCCATTAATTGGATCTTTATTCTTCTTGCTTCGATCTTAACGACTCATGTTGTTTTAACGATGAAGCCCACTCGCGGATTGATGATTCTCGGTGGAACCTTGGCGGGATTTATCGTTGTTTGTATTCTTGCTTACTGGGTTGCAGGTTTGTGGCTTCCCATGGCAGCACCTCTTTTGACGATTTTCCTCTGCTATTATTTCTTTATTCCTTATCGTTTGATTGTCGAGAACCGTCGGAGCTGGGAATACTACCAAAAGAATAAACTTCTAAGCCAAGTTGAAGAGCTTAAGACGAATTTCATTTCGATGATGTCGCATGATCTGAAAACGCCGATTGCACGTATTCAAGGAATGACGGACATGATCCTGTCTGACAATGTTCAGTTGAGTGCGCAACAGCGTGAAGCCGTGGATACGATCAAGCATTCTTCGGATGATCTTTTAAAGTTTATCAATGCAATTTTAAATTACGGTAAGATCGAGAGCCAGGGTGTTCAGCTTCATTTGCAAAGCAAGGACATCAACAATCTTCTTCAGGAAGTGATTCGAAAGCACGAGTTCCTGGCGAAAGTTAAGCGCATTCAAATCGTCTCTGAATTGGAACCCATGTTCCCAGTGCCTGTGGATGCGGACCTTATGAAGCAAGTCTTCTCGAATCTTGTTGAAAACGCCATCAAGTACAGTCCGGAAGACACGAAAATCATGGTGTCGAGCGAAGAAACTTCCACGAAGGTCGTTGTTCAGGTGGCCGATCAGGGCCCTGGCATCCCTTCTGATGAACTTCAGAATATCTTTATGAAGTTTTTCCGCTCTAAGAACGCCAAAAGCTCGCCTATTAAGGGTTCGGGCTTGGGATTGTATTTGGCCAAATATTTTACTGAACTTCACCGGGGACGTATTTTTGTAGAATCTTCCCATGGTAATGGATCGACTTTTACGGTAGAACTACCAATCGAGCAAGGGGGTACACATGCTTAA
- a CDS encoding sigma-54-dependent transcriptional regulator: protein MLKVLVVDDDQGLRLSVKSALAVTQRFEVDEAFDGVNAMEKVKGSEKKYDVVILDVDMPRMNGLEALRQIKEFDPGIIVIIMTAHATLNDAIQAVKDGAYNYLQKPVSSEDLLQLIDKAVNAHNLISNIAASAPVMVEAGRKIIGHTSQMQKVFNIIHRLAKVETPVLIRGASGTGKELVAKAIHYNSARKDEKFVAINCSAIPENLFESELFGHEKGSFTGADQRKIGKFQFAEGGTLFLDEVGDMPQLMQVKILRVLQEKVFTPVGSNREFPTNVRIIAATNRPLEDMIKAGSFREDLFYRLNVVPIFLPALAERKDDMEHMVNIFIKKFNQAHGKRINGIAPDAMAVLKKHTWPGNIRELENVIEHAFVLEMTNIITIASLPESLLIATGVNLIDMPVMDTAANVASQGLGSALQAHASLGDEEDADLGSDSDDLDGEEMVPFSGNESLDFNAQKEAFEKEFIIKALKTFCGRINQTALHANIPKKTLLRKIEKYGINAKDYVN from the coding sequence ATGCTTAAGGTTTTGGTTGTTGATGACGATCAGGGCTTAAGATTGTCCGTCAAATCGGCACTCGCAGTCACACAACGTTTCGAAGTTGATGAAGCTTTCGATGGCGTCAACGCTATGGAGAAAGTGAAAGGCAGCGAGAAAAAATATGATGTCGTTATTCTTGACGTCGACATGCCTCGCATGAATGGGCTTGAAGCTCTTCGCCAAATCAAAGAATTCGATCCAGGTATTATCGTTATCATCATGACCGCACACGCGACATTGAACGATGCGATTCAAGCTGTGAAAGACGGCGCTTACAACTACCTCCAAAAGCCTGTCAGCAGCGAAGACCTTTTGCAGTTGATCGATAAAGCCGTCAATGCTCATAACTTGATTTCTAATATCGCGGCCTCTGCGCCGGTGATGGTGGAAGCCGGTCGTAAGATCATCGGTCACACTTCGCAAATGCAAAAGGTGTTTAATATCATTCACCGCCTTGCTAAAGTTGAAACGCCTGTTTTGATCCGTGGCGCTTCTGGTACGGGTAAAGAACTTGTTGCTAAAGCGATTCACTACAACTCGGCTCGCAAAGATGAAAAATTCGTAGCTATCAACTGCTCTGCAATTCCTGAAAACTTGTTTGAGTCTGAACTTTTCGGTCACGAAAAAGGTTCTTTCACAGGTGCAGACCAACGCAAGATTGGTAAATTCCAGTTTGCGGAAGGCGGAACTCTTTTCTTGGATGAAGTGGGCGATATGCCTCAGCTTATGCAAGTAAAGATCCTTCGCGTTCTTCAGGAGAAAGTATTCACTCCTGTGGGTTCTAACCGCGAATTCCCGACGAATGTTCGCATCATTGCGGCGACAAATCGTCCTCTAGAAGACATGATCAAAGCGGGATCTTTCCGCGAAGACCTTTTCTATCGTTTGAACGTTGTACCTATCTTCTTGCCAGCATTGGCTGAGCGCAAAGACGATATGGAACACATGGTGAATATCTTTATTAAGAAGTTCAACCAAGCTCATGGCAAACGCATCAATGGCATCGCTCCAGATGCGATGGCTGTTTTGAAAAAGCACACTTGGCCAGGTAACATCCGTGAACTTGAAAACGTGATTGAACATGCTTTCGTTCTTGAGATGACAAACATCATCACGATCGCTTCACTTCCTGAATCTCTTTTGATCGCAACAGGCGTGAATTTGATCGATATGCCTGTGATGGATACGGCGGCGAACGTGGCTTCTCAAGGTTTGGGATCTGCGCTTCAAGCTCATGCAAGTTTGGGTGACGAAGAAGATGCGGACCTGGGTTCGGATTCTGATGACTTGGACGGAGAAGAAATGGTTCCGTTCTCTGGCAACGAGAGTCTTGATTTCAATGCACAGAAAGAAGCTTTTGAGAAAGAGTTTATCATCAAAGCTTTAAAGACGTTCTGCGGTCGTATTAATCAAACGGCCCTTCACGCGAATATTCCGAAGAAAACGCTTCTTCGTAAGATTGAGAAGTACGGAATCAATGCGAAGGACTACGTAAACTAG
- a CDS encoding GNAT family N-acetyltransferase: MALFPSSTVTLKNGQEVLLRHAKIGDAEKLLKAVTNIFSTSPYILSTPESLKTKTVQTQEKWIQDANEDPRNALVIAEHKGHIVGIADFRSFKDTKRFHRASFGMSVHQDFRGLGLGEAVLQKLIEVCRSVEGLTLLELNVMEPNISAHKLYLKTGFKEVGRYPGAYRLADGTYTTDIMMTKHL, encoded by the coding sequence ATGGCTCTCTTTCCATCTTCCACTGTGACTCTTAAAAATGGCCAAGAGGTTTTGCTTCGTCATGCGAAAATCGGTGATGCCGAGAAGCTTTTAAAAGCAGTCACAAATATCTTTTCGACATCGCCCTATATCTTGAGTACGCCTGAATCATTAAAAACCAAGACCGTGCAAACTCAGGAAAAATGGATCCAAGACGCCAACGAGGATCCGCGCAACGCCCTTGTGATCGCTGAGCATAAAGGACATATCGTGGGCATCGCGGATTTCCGCTCGTTCAAGGACACCAAACGTTTTCATCGCGCCAGCTTTGGAATGTCGGTGCATCAAGATTTTCGCGGACTTGGTTTGGGTGAAGCCGTTCTTCAAAAGTTAATCGAGGTCTGCAGATCGGTTGAGGGTCTTACTCTTTTGGAACTTAATGTGATGGAACCCAACATCAGCGCTCATAAACTTTATCTGAAAACAGGATTTAAAGAAGTCGGTCGCTACCCGGGTGCTTATCGCTTGGCAGACGGAACTTATACGACAGACATCATGATGACTAAACACCTTTAA